In one Sphingobacterium daejeonense genomic region, the following are encoded:
- the guaA gene encoding glutamine-hydrolyzing GMP synthase, translated as MSEKIIILDFGSQYTQLIARRVRELNVYCEIHPFNNLPEFDGTVKGVIFSGSPYSVRQEDAPQIDFKSIQEKFPLLGVCYGAQYIAQHSGGEVLPSEIREYGRANLQFVDQENDLLKGIPTQSQVWMSHGDTIKQVPDNFKIIASTDKVRVAAYQIEGTNTYGIQFHPEVTHSTDGQVLLKNFVIDICGCTQDWTADAFVETTVAELKEQLGNDHVIMALSGGVDSTVAAVLLHHAIGDKLHCFFVDHGLLRKDEYEQVLASYQNMGLNIKGVNAKDLFYSRLAGVSEPEQKRKIIGASFIDVFDEAAKEIQKELPDGLEAKWLGQGTIYPDIIESISVKGPSATIKSHHNVGGLPDYMKLKVIEPLKTLFKDEVRRVGKSLEVDPAILGRHPFPGPGLAIRILGDITEEKVRILQEADDIYIRNLKESGWYDKVWQAGTIFLPVQSVGVMGDERTYEHVVALRAVGSLDGMTADWIHLPYDLLAKISNEIINHVKGINRVVYDISSKPPATIEWE; from the coding sequence ATGTCAGAAAAAATTATCATTCTCGATTTTGGATCGCAATATACTCAGTTAATTGCGCGTCGCGTTAGGGAACTAAATGTATACTGTGAAATTCACCCATTCAACAACCTTCCAGAATTTGATGGAACCGTAAAAGGTGTGATTTTTTCAGGAAGTCCTTATTCCGTTCGTCAAGAAGACGCCCCTCAGATTGACTTCAAATCTATTCAGGAGAAATTCCCACTTTTAGGGGTTTGTTATGGTGCTCAATATATTGCCCAACATTCTGGTGGGGAAGTATTGCCGTCGGAAATTAGAGAATACGGACGTGCGAATTTGCAATTTGTAGACCAAGAGAATGATCTGTTGAAAGGCATACCTACACAATCGCAAGTATGGATGTCGCACGGTGATACCATAAAACAAGTCCCAGATAATTTTAAAATTATTGCAAGTACGGACAAAGTTCGTGTCGCAGCATACCAAATCGAAGGAACCAATACTTACGGAATTCAATTCCACCCTGAAGTTACTCACAGTACTGATGGACAAGTATTGTTAAAGAATTTTGTGATTGACATTTGTGGTTGTACTCAAGACTGGACAGCGGATGCTTTCGTAGAAACAACTGTTGCTGAACTTAAGGAACAATTAGGTAACGACCATGTTATCATGGCTTTATCCGGTGGAGTAGATTCTACAGTTGCTGCGGTTTTATTACATCATGCAATTGGCGATAAACTACATTGTTTCTTTGTAGACCATGGATTATTACGTAAAGATGAATACGAGCAGGTATTGGCATCTTACCAAAACATGGGATTGAATATTAAAGGTGTAAATGCAAAAGACCTATTTTATTCAAGATTGGCAGGTGTATCGGAACCAGAACAAAAGAGAAAGATTATAGGTGCTTCATTTATTGATGTATTTGATGAAGCAGCAAAAGAAATACAAAAAGAATTGCCAGATGGTTTAGAGGCAAAATGGTTGGGACAAGGAACTATTTATCCGGATATTATTGAATCTATTTCGGTGAAGGGTCCTTCTGCTACTATTAAGTCTCACCATAACGTTGGTGGTCTGCCAGACTATATGAAATTAAAGGTTATTGAGCCTTTAAAGACTTTATTTAAGGATGAGGTACGCCGCGTTGGTAAGTCATTAGAGGTTGATCCAGCTATCTTAGGAAGACACCCTTTCCCAGGTCCTGGATTAGCAATTAGAATTTTAGGCGATATTACTGAAGAAAAGGTACGGATTTTGCAAGAAGCTGATGACATTTACATTCGCAACCTGAAAGAATCAGGTTGGTATGATAAAGTATGGCAAGCAGGAACTATTTTCTTGCCGGTTCAATCAGTCGGAGTGATGGGTGATGAACGTACCTATGAACACGTAGTCGCACTAAGAGCAGTAGGATCCCTTGATGGGATGACAGCTGATTGGATTCATTTGCCATATGATTTGTTAGCTAAAATTTCAAACGAGATTATTAATCATGTCAAAGGAATCAATAGAGTCGTATATGATATCAGTTCAAAACCACCAGCAACCATTGAGTGGGAATAA
- a CDS encoding GIN domain-containing protein, producing MSEPPAGANFYGKDLKTDIVHVRVNAGGKTEVYATESADVETRAGGTIDVYGNPTNKRDKKIAGGRITFHK from the coding sequence ATGTCAGAACCACCCGCCGGTGCAAACTTTTATGGTAAGGACCTGAAAACTGATATAGTCCATGTAAGGGTGAATGCTGGGGGGAAAACAGAGGTTTATGCGACTGAGTCTGCAGATGTAGAAACCAGAGCTGGTGGAACTATAGATGTATATGGAAATCCAACCAACAAAAGAGATAAAAAAATTGCTGGTGGAAGGATAACTTTCCACAAATAA
- a CDS encoding GIN domain-containing protein, with amino-acid sequence MQLHFWCIQWDAQIKQTINEFSVLEVTDRLWVSIVPSDRHEIEIKGDLADKVEAVYSQGQLRLKMKGGYIMQGDQANVVVYTPSVSKIIAKKGSEVNVEESAIEEEAMSFTASEGAKIRALINAVGVDATVNTGASIDLLGSATKLNVRTTRRCKLLW; translated from the coding sequence TTGCAGTTACATTTTTGGTGCATACAGTGGGATGCACAGATTAAGCAAACCATCAATGAATTTTCAGTTTTAGAAGTGACAGATAGGCTGTGGGTGAGTATTGTTCCCAGTGATCGCCATGAAATCGAAATTAAGGGAGATTTAGCTGATAAGGTTGAAGCAGTATATTCCCAAGGACAGTTGAGATTGAAAATGAAGGGTGGTTATATAATGCAGGGTGATCAAGCCAATGTTGTGGTTTATACACCTTCAGTATCCAAGATCATAGCAAAAAAGGGCTCGGAAGTGAATGTTGAGGAGTCGGCGATAGAGGAGGAGGCAATGAGTTTTACGGCTTCCGAAGGGGCTAAGATCAGAGCGTTGATCAATGCTGTGGGAGTTGATGCAACGGTGAATACTGGGGCTTCAATTGATTTATTGGGCTCAGCAACCAAGTTAAATGTCAGAACCACCCGCCGGTGCAAACTTTTATGGTAA
- a CDS encoding DUF5362 family protein has protein sequence MENNEINPNSPYQPNPSSNPSIYDRDLVITPMSGEFLRETAKWAKFLSILGLIGMGFYLIMVVFFFLYSIGASTAYGNGFNAVAMFPLLITAIIIIALYIAPIWWLYKFGTNLTSALNTRNNDQLTTSFQFLKRHYKFIGIMAIVMLGLYILSFIGLLATGFLAVLADKA, from the coding sequence ATGGAAAACAACGAAATCAACCCCAACTCCCCCTACCAACCAAACCCAAGTAGCAACCCAAGCATTTACGACAGAGACCTTGTCATCACACCGATGAGTGGGGAGTTTCTGAGAGAAACTGCTAAATGGGCGAAATTTCTTTCTATTCTAGGTTTAATCGGAATGGGTTTTTATTTAATAATGGTAGTTTTCTTCTTTTTGTATTCTATTGGGGCATCTACAGCCTATGGAAATGGATTTAATGCTGTTGCTATGTTTCCTCTATTAATAACTGCAATCATAATTATTGCTCTTTACATAGCTCCCATTTGGTGGCTCTATAAATTTGGCACTAACCTTACATCAGCACTGAATACTAGAAACAATGATCAATTGACTACATCATTCCAATTTTTGAAAAGACATTATAAATTCATCGGAATTATGGCAATAGTAATGCTGGGACTTTATATTTTAAGTTTTATTGGTTTACTGGCGACAGGATTTTTGGCGGTGTTGGCAGATAAGGCATAG
- a CDS encoding phage integrase SAM-like domain-containing protein — translation MFKFSTKIHAYKHRLKKNGNVSINIQVNISTPGNLDRDYFPLNLEWPLELIDFEQSLLKPRTKKDHDFNDYNLIIMTERSRLNEIAKLYRLSGRHLTTENLKRELFYFDTTKSVIGYFMKRRRELLKLKAISEQTWKNYGSTITALEDFNPKLRWDQVNIKFMYEFRAWLKKE, via the coding sequence ATGTTCAAGTTTTCAACTAAAATCCATGCTTACAAGCACCGTCTGAAAAAAAACGGCAATGTATCCATCAACATCCAGGTCAATATTTCCACTCCAGGAAATTTGGACCGCGACTATTTTCCATTAAACCTGGAATGGCCATTAGAACTAATTGACTTTGAGCAATCTTTATTAAAGCCAAGAACTAAGAAAGACCATGACTTTAATGACTATAATCTCATCATTATGACTGAGCGTTCAAGGCTCAATGAGATTGCAAAACTTTATAGATTATCGGGAAGACACCTTACCACCGAAAATCTCAAAAGAGAGCTGTTCTACTTTGATACGACAAAGTCCGTAATAGGTTATTTTATGAAACGCAGGCGTGAACTTCTAAAATTGAAAGCTATCTCTGAGCAAACCTGGAAAAACTATGGATCAACTATTACAGCACTTGAGGACTTCAATCCAAAGCTGAGATGGGATCAGGTCAACATTAAGTTCATGTATGAATTCAGGGCTTGGCTTAAAAAAGAATAA
- a CDS encoding site-specific integrase: protein MDFPNPYQESESTYLNKAEIVRMIQQMDEDVLNPTQYNVLKAFLFCCFSGIRISDLYNSKYSWMYSDNFMKFTMQKNSERKPKTITIPLIPIAKVFIYGTGGSLFELPTMQEYNRSLKDLAGFAKIDKVITSHVARHTFGYLIMKYVGDIYLLKKLLGHSKIATTEKYAHVDDEDNYEKTLQIQGDFEGLWKVKKIKL from the coding sequence ATTGACTTTCCAAATCCATATCAAGAAAGCGAATCAACATATCTTAACAAAGCTGAAATTGTTAGAATGATTCAGCAGATGGATGAAGACGTTTTGAATCCTACTCAATACAATGTATTGAAGGCGTTTCTTTTTTGCTGCTTTTCGGGAATCCGGATATCGGACCTTTATAATTCAAAATATTCCTGGATGTACTCAGACAATTTTATGAAATTCACGATGCAGAAGAATTCGGAGAGAAAGCCAAAGACCATCACAATTCCCCTGATCCCGATTGCCAAAGTTTTTATCTATGGAACTGGAGGTAGTCTTTTTGAACTTCCGACAATGCAGGAATATAATCGAAGCTTAAAGGATCTTGCTGGTTTTGCAAAAATTGATAAGGTAATTACATCCCATGTTGCAAGACATACTTTTGGTTATCTGATCATGAAGTATGTAGGTGATATTTATTTATTGAAAAAGTTATTGGGACATTCCAAGATTGCAACTACGGAAAAATATGCACATGTAGATGATGAGGATAATTATGAAAAAACCCTTCAAATTCAAGGAGATTTTGAAGGGTTGTGGAAAGTGAAGAAAATAAAATTATAG
- a CDS encoding restriction endonuclease, translating to MKFIGYYMVLKNTGKEYEKIIYNIYKDLDSSSTITLNDRIYDHAAKIKREIDISIKFEKHGINFLTVIQVKDYSKKAGPGIVEEFNGVINDIKANKGILICSSGFTQSAIEKAKTYSIETLTVHSAAKKNWATLLEIKFKGIKNFFYCHLDYIPDYNPDPFLYSLAVAPWDKTIVVNSNNEIISIFTIIQEDLLNNTPWEEIITGQFYKIKLSNKGLYSFIDGNLYPIISGGIIIRFEKSVPVLKYLSLDDYILFVNHGNNSETIRKGILDVGKLQKEIFNSNIDSINSIDEIDTTGEITFTSLCLSSIGEYSNFRTNFDIGFSGSLVAGNIGNTPFISSISNKSFQQFKLQQFLDENKKL from the coding sequence TTGAAATTTATAGGTTATTATATGGTGTTAAAGAATACTGGTAAAGAATATGAGAAGATTATTTATAATATTTATAAAGATCTTGATTCGAGTTCAACAATTACATTAAATGATAGGATTTATGATCACGCAGCTAAAATTAAAAGAGAGATAGATATTTCGATTAAATTTGAGAAACATGGGATAAATTTCTTAACTGTAATCCAAGTCAAGGACTATTCGAAAAAAGCTGGTCCCGGAATTGTTGAGGAGTTTAATGGGGTAATAAATGATATTAAAGCAAATAAAGGTATTTTAATATGTAGTTCAGGTTTTACGCAATCCGCCATTGAAAAAGCAAAAACCTATTCAATTGAAACTTTAACTGTCCACAGTGCTGCAAAAAAAAATTGGGCCACATTATTAGAAATCAAATTTAAAGGAATTAAAAATTTTTTTTACTGCCATTTAGATTATATCCCTGATTATAATCCTGATCCATTTTTGTATAGCCTTGCTGTTGCTCCATGGGATAAAACTATAGTAGTTAATTCAAATAACGAAATAATCTCAATTTTTACTATCATTCAAGAAGACCTTTTAAACAATACACCCTGGGAGGAAATTATTACAGGACAATTTTATAAAATCAAATTAAGTAATAAAGGTTTATATAGCTTTATTGATGGTAATTTATATCCTATAATTTCTGGAGGTATAATTATCAGATTTGAAAAATCGGTTCCCGTATTAAAATATCTATCGTTAGACGATTATATTTTATTTGTAAATCATGGAAATAATTCAGAGACAATACGTAAAGGTATTTTAGATGTAGGTAAGCTTCAAAAAGAAATTTTTAATTCTAATATTGATTCTATAAATTCTATTGATGAGATTGACACAACCGGAGAAATTACATTTACTTCTCTTTGTTTAAGTAGCATCGGTGAGTATTCTAATTTTCGAACCAATTTTGATATTGGATTTTCTGGAAGCTTGGTTGCTGGTAATATTGGGAATACACCATTCATATCTTCAATTTCAAATAAATCTTTTCAGCAATTTAAACTACAGCAATTTTTGGATGAAAATAAAAAACTATAA
- a CDS encoding phage tail tape measure protein — translation MTKFRRSPSFVRANNQIIVSLNEDLGGNVEETVNKIGKLVDIFKLKDLYSTEEAFLKVGSALNELGMASTANEGYMVEFARRMAGVAPLAKVSIDQILGLGAALDQLGQTEEVSSTALSKLFLKLASEAETYSKYAGMKITDFKDLLEKDFMGAFTKVLQGVRNNANGINELAATLGDLGEDGGRVIGVIGSLANNVDVLTSSMNLANTAMVEGTSITDEYNLKNESAAAQLEKAQKQVKALWIELGEKLWPVMTSGLGLFQILIKSLSSFISFIAENWKAITLLTVAITTYTVAINANIIAQYASAKATGIATIATRLWNAALAANPIGLLIAAVATLTTALYLKTKRLSDAANAQKTLNDLMLEGKKTVAGETAMIEQNIAIALDKANADNIRLTAVRKLREIMPDVLKDYSNEQIMAGQAKKAIEEHTQALVKQAAIRAAQGKLEKLAQQKLEEQDRKDRGFSGASIGERFEAMNSTTFFSGNWAKAYSDHVDNNIKTIESQEMKVAKFVSELEGKLLNAVKVKTDNPSSDDNGKGNSVLSGGISKESDRRKAFQKELEDAEKHYQELLKQKGLFREDLSELDKDQLAELSKYQDQYQSKLDSINTKYGESLKSVTNTANEELKKRAKAEENYIDSILIKRQTEAEAERSAYDDRLKKAGLFGIERESMTERQLNVLEILEREHKSNIAKIDADAIAKEIDARITNNKDVITDLRIRHMEELSEIKTLAQAKEYLSANLFEKELSQFRTLGQARKFIQNQQMMEEQEILKKQLKELTDTLINAQNTGTFEGITLSDKILSDDEKKVLVERIRQLKEELAKLTGQDKADELEKFDRDKVDILGMSTGDWETLFENVGGIREKILQVMDVLGAAGQVWSQYNAMVTAKENAQLQKDESANNKKKQNLKKRLDDGLISQDEYNKQSEKLDKQMEKKKAIVARDQAKREKNVALMTAIVNTAKGITSAFPNPFLMALIAAVGAIQIGTITATPLPEIPGAETGGNFLDVIRSQDGKKFRAKSDPNRRGFVSSPTVLVGEKGKEWVANNDTVENPHIKPLLDVLDTAQRNGTINTMTLSDVIANSMSNRVSGRQLGGTIAGSTSNPRSGAGNSNSIEVMLKKNIETLQALDARIANMEVSVSLLGKNGFVEKMEELNNLKNNGSF, via the coding sequence ATGACGAAATTTCGGAGATCACCGAGTTTTGTCCGAGCCAACAACCAAATCATTGTTTCATTGAATGAAGATCTTGGAGGCAATGTAGAAGAAACTGTAAATAAAATCGGAAAGCTAGTCGACATATTCAAGCTCAAGGATCTATACAGCACAGAAGAAGCATTCTTAAAAGTTGGTTCCGCTCTCAACGAATTGGGAATGGCTTCAACCGCCAATGAAGGGTATATGGTTGAGTTTGCCCGGAGGATGGCAGGTGTAGCTCCATTGGCAAAAGTTTCCATTGACCAGATTCTCGGTCTAGGTGCTGCTCTTGATCAGCTCGGACAGACTGAGGAGGTTTCCTCAACAGCATTGTCAAAACTCTTTTTAAAACTTGCGTCTGAAGCCGAAACCTACAGCAAGTACGCAGGCATGAAGATAACCGATTTCAAGGACCTCCTTGAAAAGGATTTTATGGGGGCTTTTACCAAAGTACTGCAGGGAGTCAGAAACAATGCAAATGGCATTAATGAATTGGCAGCCACACTTGGAGACCTTGGAGAAGATGGAGGACGTGTAATAGGAGTAATTGGTTCACTTGCAAATAACGTTGATGTACTGACATCATCAATGAATCTTGCAAATACTGCGATGGTTGAAGGCACATCAATAACTGATGAATATAACCTCAAAAATGAATCAGCAGCTGCTCAATTGGAAAAGGCCCAAAAGCAGGTGAAGGCATTATGGATAGAACTTGGTGAAAAGTTATGGCCCGTTATGACATCTGGCCTTGGTCTTTTTCAGATTTTGATCAAGTCATTGAGCAGCTTTATTTCATTTATAGCTGAAAATTGGAAGGCAATTACATTATTAACTGTAGCTATTACCACTTATACTGTTGCTATCAATGCAAATATAATAGCTCAATATGCTTCAGCTAAAGCTACCGGGATTGCAACTATAGCAACTAGGTTGTGGAATGCTGCCTTGGCAGCAAACCCAATAGGATTGTTAATAGCTGCTGTGGCTACACTGACAACGGCTCTTTATCTAAAAACAAAACGCCTGTCAGATGCTGCAAATGCTCAAAAGACCCTCAATGACCTGATGTTAGAAGGCAAAAAAACTGTGGCCGGTGAAACTGCTATGATTGAACAGAACATAGCTATTGCGTTGGACAAAGCTAATGCCGATAATATTAGGTTGACAGCTGTAAGAAAGTTGCGTGAAATAATGCCAGATGTCCTAAAAGACTACTCCAATGAGCAGATTATGGCAGGCCAGGCAAAAAAAGCTATTGAAGAACATACCCAAGCGCTGGTTAAACAGGCAGCAATCAGGGCTGCTCAAGGTAAATTGGAAAAACTTGCTCAACAGAAATTAGAGGAACAAGATCGTAAAGACCGAGGATTTTCTGGAGCTTCTATTGGTGAAAGGTTTGAGGCAATGAATTCAACCACCTTTTTTTCGGGGAATTGGGCAAAAGCTTATTCAGACCATGTTGACAATAACATTAAAACCATAGAATCCCAAGAAATGAAAGTCGCGAAGTTCGTTTCTGAACTAGAAGGTAAGCTATTGAATGCTGTAAAGGTTAAAACAGACAATCCGAGTTCTGATGATAATGGCAAGGGTAATAGTGTTTTATCTGGAGGGATTTCAAAAGAATCAGATCGAAGAAAAGCATTTCAGAAAGAATTGGAAGATGCTGAAAAGCATTACCAGGAATTGCTCAAGCAAAAAGGATTATTTCGGGAAGATCTATCCGAACTTGATAAGGATCAATTAGCCGAACTTTCAAAATATCAAGACCAATATCAGAGTAAACTGGATTCAATAAATACCAAATATGGTGAAAGCCTAAAATCTGTAACCAACACTGCAAATGAGGAACTGAAGAAAAGAGCGAAGGCTGAAGAAAATTACATTGATTCCATTCTCATAAAAAGGCAGACAGAAGCTGAGGCAGAAAGGTCAGCATACGATGATCGGTTAAAAAAAGCTGGACTGTTTGGTATCGAACGTGAATCGATGACCGAAAGGCAACTCAATGTCCTGGAAATCCTTGAAAGGGAACACAAGTCCAATATTGCTAAAATTGATGCTGATGCGATTGCAAAGGAAATTGATGCAAGGATTACCAACAATAAGGATGTAATAACAGACCTCAGGATAAGGCACATGGAGGAGCTGAGCGAAATTAAGACGCTCGCACAGGCTAAAGAATATCTTTCGGCTAATCTTTTCGAAAAAGAGCTATCACAGTTCAGAACATTGGGACAGGCAAGAAAATTCATCCAGAATCAACAGATGATGGAAGAACAGGAAATCCTAAAGAAGCAATTAAAGGAGCTTACCGACACCTTGATCAATGCCCAGAACACAGGAACATTTGAAGGCATCACTCTTTCAGACAAGATTCTATCAGATGATGAAAAGAAAGTTCTTGTAGAACGTATCAGGCAGCTGAAAGAAGAACTTGCCAAACTTACGGGTCAGGATAAAGCAGATGAACTGGAGAAGTTTGATAGAGATAAGGTTGATATTCTGGGAATGTCAACAGGGGATTGGGAAACTCTTTTCGAAAATGTCGGAGGTATACGGGAAAAAATACTTCAAGTGATGGATGTTCTTGGCGCTGCAGGACAAGTTTGGAGCCAATACAATGCAATGGTAACGGCCAAGGAAAATGCACAGCTTCAAAAAGACGAGTCTGCAAACAACAAAAAGAAACAAAACCTAAAAAAACGCCTTGACGATGGCCTGATCTCTCAAGATGAATATAACAAGCAGTCTGAAAAGCTTGACAAGCAGATGGAAAAGAAAAAAGCCATCGTTGCCCGTGATCAAGCAAAACGGGAAAAGAACGTTGCCTTGATGACTGCGATCGTCAATACAGCAAAAGGTATAACCTCAGCATTTCCAAATCCTTTTTTGATGGCTCTTATAGCTGCTGTAGGTGCCATTCAAATCGGTACCATCACAGCGACTCCTCTTCCGGAAATTCCAGGAGCCGAAACAGGAGGTAATTTCTTGGATGTGATCCGGTCACAAGATGGTAAAAAGTTCAGGGCAAAGTCCGATCCGAACAGAAGAGGTTTTGTTTCCAGTCCTACGGTTTTGGTCGGAGAAAAGGGAAAAGAATGGGTTGCAAACAATGACACTGTTGAAAATCCTCATATAAAACCCCTGTTGGATGTTTTGGATACAGCTCAGCGTAACGGTACAATAAATACCATGACATTGAGCGATGTCATCGCAAACTCCATGTCAAATCGTGTTTCTGGAAGGCAATTAGGCGGTACGATCGCTGGTTCAACATCAAATCCCAGATCAGGTGCCGGCAATAGCAATTCTATTGAGGTCATGCTCAAGAAAAACATTGAAACCCTCCAAGCACTTGATGCTCGCATAGCCAATATGGAAGTGTCGGTTTCTCTATTGGGCAAGAACGGATTTGTTGAAAAAATGGAAGAATTAAATAACCTTAAAAATAACGGCAGCTTTTAA
- a CDS encoding DUF6712 family protein has product MIIKDNETLRKLTTSWYASNDFERIEHQIELETEALARVIGDELIDHAEGIANETNPSEEDQNLLKKIQMPIALMSVYNYYQLNIVSHDQSTRKIKVDDANEKLPWEWMLNRDDAAHLSSAQRATDQLISYLDKTENTIWKDSPQKKASIKLFVNNTEVFGNFYPIDNSARFYYLALPLLQEIQSLELRPALGEDYRLLLEAYQISDLSVYQQELLELVQRAQVYGTIALATRRLNTQVLPIGLVKKLESESQTLNASRPATKDEVSYFSKRMEEDAFDFIDKIKRKRFEQTPEYLEYKLLPNNNPKDKFAST; this is encoded by the coding sequence ATGATCATAAAAGACAACGAAACACTAAGGAAGCTTACGACATCATGGTATGCCTCCAATGATTTTGAAAGAATAGAACATCAGATAGAGCTTGAAACTGAAGCATTGGCACGGGTTATTGGAGATGAATTGATAGATCATGCCGAAGGAATTGCAAATGAAACTAATCCATCCGAAGAAGATCAAAACCTTTTGAAGAAAATTCAAATGCCTATCGCATTGATGTCTGTCTATAATTATTACCAACTGAATATTGTTTCACATGATCAATCAACCCGAAAAATAAAGGTTGATGATGCTAATGAGAAACTACCTTGGGAGTGGATGCTCAATCGGGATGATGCTGCACACCTTTCTAGTGCTCAGAGAGCAACAGATCAGCTGATATCTTACCTCGACAAAACTGAAAATACAATTTGGAAAGATTCTCCTCAGAAAAAAGCCTCTATAAAATTGTTTGTAAATAATACTGAGGTATTTGGGAATTTTTATCCAATTGACAATTCAGCAAGATTCTATTATTTGGCACTTCCTTTATTGCAGGAAATTCAGTCATTGGAATTAAGGCCCGCTCTTGGTGAGGATTATCGATTATTGCTGGAAGCCTATCAAATTAGCGATTTATCAGTTTATCAGCAGGAGCTATTAGAACTTGTCCAAAGAGCCCAGGTATATGGAACAATTGCTTTAGCAACCCGAAGATTGAATACTCAGGTACTTCCTATAGGTTTGGTAAAAAAGTTGGAATCCGAGAGTCAAACATTGAATGCAAGTCGACCGGCAACTAAAGATGAGGTTTCATATTTCAGTAAAAGAATGGAGGAGGATGCTTTTGATTTTATTGACAAGATCAAAAGGAAACGATTCGAGCAGACTCCGGAATACCTGGAATACAAATTATTGCCAAACAATAATCCGAAAGATAAATTCGCTAGTACTTAG
- a CDS encoding DUF6602 domain-containing protein — MGNKVFQTVLKRKIEHFTSTFVSDSKSIFYNKNDKLFHPAELGKYREESLKDLLKNITKQKISNGFIITSEDSVSTQLDIVIYQNNETPILEEDYVNFFSIESTIAIGEVKSNLNKKSFKESLIKLSNAKKLSKERQGLCLNKETYPKEHHDVISFLVCKDLKFNLGKVDFDDIYKGIEYEYRHNLILIIEKGFFHYKFDWEQLDLKDKEIFKNKGLAFDNSFWYYYPIYCPLENPYKCFNKLIEIDINNKHDHIEKFLISLSHAISYKKLYFTDIVEYLNQPTTDFLK; from the coding sequence ATGGGAAACAAAGTTTTTCAAACAGTGTTAAAAAGAAAAATTGAGCATTTTACATCAACATTTGTATCAGATAGTAAATCAATATTTTATAATAAAAATGATAAATTATTTCACCCAGCAGAATTAGGTAAATATAGAGAAGAATCTCTTAAAGATTTATTGAAAAACATTACTAAACAAAAAATTTCAAATGGTTTTATTATAACATCAGAGGATAGTGTTAGTACCCAATTAGATATTGTTATATATCAAAATAATGAAACCCCAATTTTAGAAGAGGATTATGTTAATTTTTTCTCAATAGAAAGTACAATAGCCATTGGAGAAGTTAAATCAAATTTGAATAAAAAGTCTTTTAAAGAATCTTTAATTAAATTATCAAACGCAAAAAAATTAAGCAAAGAGAGGCAAGGACTTTGTTTAAATAAAGAAACCTACCCAAAAGAACATCATGATGTCATTTCATTTTTAGTTTGTAAGGATTTAAAATTCAATCTTGGAAAAGTTGATTTCGATGACATTTATAAGGGGATTGAATATGAATATAGGCATAACCTTATTTTAATAATTGAAAAAGGCTTCTTCCATTACAAATTTGATTGGGAGCAATTAGACCTTAAGGATAAGGAAATTTTTAAAAATAAGGGACTGGCGTTTGATAATAGTTTTTGGTATTATTATCCAATTTATTGCCCTTTAGAAAATCCCTATAAATGTTTTAATAAACTAATAGAAATTGATATAAATAATAAACATGATCATATAGAGAAATTTCTAATATCATTATCACATGCAATATCTTATAAAAAATTATACTTTACTGATATAGTTGAATATTTAAATCAACCAACGACTGATTTTCTGAAATAA